One window from the genome of Dasypus novemcinctus isolate mDasNov1 chromosome 26, mDasNov1.1.hap2, whole genome shotgun sequence encodes:
- the EIF1B gene encoding eukaryotic translation initiation factor 1b — MSTIQNLQSFDPFADATKGDDLLPAGTEDYIHIRIQQRNGRKTLTTVQGIADDYDKKKLVKAFKKKFACNGTVIEHPEYGEVIQLQGDQRKNICQFLLEVGIVKEEQLKVHGF, encoded by the exons ATGTCCACTATCCAGAACCTCCAGTCCTTCG ACCCCTTTGCTGATGCAACTAAGGGCGACGACTTACTCCCGGCAGGGACCGAGGATTACATTCATATAAGAATCCAGCAGCGGAACGGCAGGAAGACGCTGACGACTGTTCAGGGCATCGCCGATGATTATGACAAAAAGAAACTTGTGAAAGCTTTCAAAAAG AAATTTGCCTGTAATGGCACTGTGATTGAACATCCTGAATACGGAGAGGTTATTCAGCTTCAAGGTGACCAAAGGAAAAACATTTGCCAGTTTCTCTTGGAG GTTGGCATTGTCAAGGAGGAACAGCTTAAGGTTCATGGATTCTAA